A stretch of the Bdellovibrio sp. 22V genome encodes the following:
- a CDS encoding glutathione peroxidase, with the protein MSKTLHSFAVKSADGSSVPLENFKDQVVLVVNVASKCGFTPQYKGLEELYEKYKGKGFTVLGFPCNQFGAQEPGNNQEIQQFCELNYGVKFPVMAKVDVNGDNADPLFQWLKESAPGILGTEMIKWNFTKFLVGKDGKVIKRYAPQEEPRDIAEDVQKALA; encoded by the coding sequence ATGAGTAAAACATTGCATTCATTCGCCGTTAAATCCGCCGACGGTTCTTCCGTTCCTCTTGAAAATTTCAAAGACCAAGTCGTGCTGGTCGTGAATGTGGCGAGCAAATGCGGATTCACTCCGCAGTATAAAGGCCTCGAGGAACTTTACGAAAAGTACAAAGGCAAAGGTTTCACAGTTCTTGGCTTTCCATGCAACCAATTTGGCGCGCAAGAGCCCGGCAACAATCAAGAGATTCAACAGTTCTGCGAACTCAACTATGGCGTGAAGTTTCCCGTGATGGCAAAGGTGGATGTAAATGGAGACAACGCGGATCCTCTTTTCCAATGGCTAAAAGAATCTGCTCCAGGAATCCTTGGCACTGAAATGATTAAATGGAATTTTACAAAATTCCTGGTTGGCAAGGACGGCAAAGTGATCAAGCGCTATGCTCCACAAGAAGAGCCTAGAGATATTGCTGAGGATGTTCAGAAGGCCTTAGCTTAA
- a CDS encoding aspartate kinase, translating to MKPLIVQKYGGATLADPEKIKSVAARISEQAKENSLVIVVSAMGKTTNSLIDLANQVSGHPQRREMDMLLTVGERISMSLMSMALNDLGCPAISFTGSQAGIFTDESHVNAFIQDVKPFRVEEALKNNKVVILAGFQGVSPVTKEITTLGRGGSDTSAVAMAAAFNAERCEILKDVPAVFTADPNVVKTARPLQELSYDQLMEMTFWGAKVLHYRSVELAKLRDVTLYIGPASSKTSDGTIVKKGSNMFESCKALSLNSHETVVGILCKEKNPATALKNLQTLFDDKQIAFPQLLHCEMNHEKTEMLLTGPQEIVGAVKRELLNHPDFSLQPTDFSTVTLTCTGATSPQITQQVLNILSDRKLNSRKLMMSAMSVTVLVDAPLRKQVIESLHQLI from the coding sequence ATGAAACCCTTAATTGTTCAAAAATATGGTGGAGCGACCTTAGCTGATCCCGAAAAGATCAAATCCGTCGCCGCAAGAATTTCTGAACAAGCTAAAGAAAACTCCCTGGTGATCGTTGTCAGCGCCATGGGGAAAACCACGAACTCTTTGATTGATCTGGCAAACCAAGTTTCCGGACATCCACAACGCCGCGAGATGGATATGCTTCTCACGGTCGGCGAAAGAATCAGTATGTCGCTGATGAGCATGGCGCTCAATGACCTGGGTTGTCCCGCGATCAGCTTCACAGGAAGTCAGGCTGGCATTTTCACCGACGAATCCCACGTCAATGCTTTCATTCAAGACGTCAAACCGTTCCGTGTGGAAGAAGCTTTAAAAAACAATAAAGTTGTTATCCTCGCGGGCTTTCAGGGTGTTTCCCCTGTGACAAAAGAAATCACGACATTGGGTCGTGGCGGCTCTGACACTTCTGCTGTCGCAATGGCGGCGGCCTTTAATGCTGAACGCTGCGAGATACTTAAAGACGTTCCCGCAGTATTCACGGCCGATCCTAATGTTGTGAAGACCGCGCGTCCTTTGCAAGAACTCAGCTATGATCAGTTGATGGAGATGACTTTCTGGGGCGCCAAAGTTTTGCACTACCGTTCGGTGGAACTCGCAAAACTTCGCGACGTCACTTTGTACATTGGCCCTGCTTCAAGTAAAACTTCCGATGGAACGATTGTTAAAAAAGGATCGAATATGTTTGAATCCTGCAAAGCTCTTTCTTTGAACTCCCACGAAACTGTGGTCGGCATTCTTTGCAAAGAAAAAAATCCAGCAACCGCTCTTAAAAATCTGCAAACGCTTTTCGACGACAAGCAGATCGCATTCCCGCAGCTACTTCACTGCGAAATGAATCACGAGAAAACCGAGATGCTTTTGACGGGTCCGCAAGAAATTGTTGGCGCCGTGAAACGAGAACTTTTGAATCATCCTGATTTTTCACTGCAACCCACGGATTTCTCAACAGTGACATTGACGTGCACGGGCGCAACGTCGCCGCAAATCACGCAACAAGTTTTGAATATTCTTTCAGATAGAAAATTGAATAGCCGCAAACTTATGATGAGCGCGATGAGCGTGACTGTTTTAGTTGATGCTCCCCTTCGCAAACAAGTTATCGAAAGCTTGCATCAACTTATTTAA
- a CDS encoding lytic transglycosylase domain-containing protein → MRTCAALIFALTLSSFAQAENRPATVAAPAPALTLKEKLKTLTARSTHAQSDNLIFDLPVTYNKKVSKWVAYYQSRGNKWFREWLQRSYKYMPFIQEELKRAGLPLDLAYMVMIESGFAPNAISTADAVGPWQFIEATGSRYGLSKSWWLDERRDLKKSTLAATRYLRDLYSEFGSWYLVAASYNMGENGLRRQIKKYGTKDYWSLIQLKALPEETQEYVPKILAAMLIAKAPNLYGFRDLEKMDPLEYEVVLVPGGTDLGPLADHLGITRKSLKDLNAELYLGYIPRQVEKHFIRVPKGAGRLVSSYVYQNRKVALE, encoded by the coding sequence ATGAGAACGTGTGCCGCCCTGATTTTCGCCCTGACATTATCTTCGTTTGCGCAAGCAGAAAACCGCCCTGCAACTGTGGCGGCGCCTGCACCCGCGCTCACATTGAAGGAAAAATTAAAAACTCTGACGGCACGTTCAACGCACGCACAGTCTGACAATCTGATTTTTGATTTGCCCGTCACTTATAACAAAAAAGTCAGCAAGTGGGTCGCGTATTATCAAAGCCGCGGGAACAAATGGTTCCGCGAATGGTTGCAGCGTTCCTATAAGTACATGCCGTTTATTCAAGAAGAACTGAAACGCGCAGGTCTTCCTTTGGATTTAGCTTACATGGTGATGATCGAAAGCGGTTTTGCTCCCAACGCCATCAGCACCGCGGATGCCGTCGGCCCCTGGCAATTCATCGAAGCGACAGGTTCACGCTATGGTTTAAGTAAAAGTTGGTGGTTGGATGAGCGCCGCGATTTGAAAAAGTCGACCTTGGCAGCCACGCGCTACTTGCGTGATCTTTATTCTGAGTTCGGCTCATGGTATCTGGTCGCTGCAAGTTACAACATGGGTGAAAACGGTCTGCGTCGACAGATTAAAAAATACGGCACGAAAGATTACTGGTCTCTCATACAACTCAAAGCTTTACCGGAAGAGACACAAGAATACGTACCTAAAATCCTGGCCGCAATGTTGATCGCGAAAGCCCCAAATCTTTACGGATTTCGCGACTTAGAGAAAATGGATCCACTGGAGTACGAGGTTGTCCTCGTGCCGGGTGGCACAGATTTGGGACCTCTCGCCGACCATTTAGGCATCACGAGAAAGTCATTAAAAGATTTGAACGCCGAACTCTATTTAGGTTACATTCCTCGCCAAGTGGAGAAGCACTTCATCCGCGTTCCTAAAGGGGCCGGAAGACTTGTTTCATCCTATGTCTATCAGAATCGGAAAGTGGCCTTGGAATGA
- the flgF gene encoding flagellar basal-body rod protein FlgF yields MGTKGVYSALSGAMAQSLKLDTIANNLANVNTPAFKRDQQLFQEYLTANEKPPETTQIPRDVASIESFYNMQGGDKSYVDTKGTFTDFSQGGLKPTGNALDVAIDGKGFFEIATPGGVKLTRAGNFTLDGNGQLVTKEGYPVLSAGEPGADPATRVIRTTGAGPLTISDNGEVFEGTEAIGRLSLVNVNNVDSLQKVGGSLYTFKANSTPDMTNINNPSLKQGFLETSNVNIVQEMTDMISTNRIFESTQKAISAYDQMADKMVNVVGKTN; encoded by the coding sequence ATGGGAACAAAAGGCGTATATTCAGCCCTAAGTGGAGCGATGGCTCAAAGTTTAAAGTTGGATACGATTGCCAATAACTTGGCGAACGTGAACACTCCCGCGTTCAAACGCGACCAGCAACTCTTCCAGGAATATTTAACGGCTAACGAAAAACCTCCAGAGACGACACAGATTCCCCGCGACGTGGCTTCCATTGAAAGCTTCTATAACATGCAAGGTGGCGACAAAAGTTATGTCGACACCAAAGGCACATTCACTGATTTCTCGCAAGGCGGTTTGAAGCCGACAGGGAATGCTTTGGATGTCGCGATTGACGGCAAAGGATTTTTTGAGATCGCAACTCCAGGCGGAGTGAAACTGACTCGTGCAGGTAATTTTACGTTGGATGGCAACGGTCAACTGGTTACGAAAGAAGGTTATCCGGTTTTGAGTGCCGGTGAACCTGGCGCTGATCCCGCGACACGTGTGATTCGTACAACGGGCGCAGGTCCTTTGACGATCTCTGATAACGGAGAAGTTTTCGAAGGGACCGAAGCCATCGGTCGTCTTTCGCTTGTGAACGTCAATAATGTCGATTCTTTGCAAAAAGTCGGCGGATCTCTTTATACATTCAAAGCAAACAGCACTCCTGATATGACCAATATTAACAATCCAAGCTTGAAGCAGGGGTTTCTGGAAACGTCGAATGTCAATATCGTGCAAGAGATGACAGATATGATCTCCACCAATCGTATCTTCGAGAGCACGCAGAAAGCCATCAGCGCTTATGATCAGATGGCTGATAAAATGGTCAACGTGGTGGGAAAAACTAATTAA
- the flgG gene encoding flagellar basal-body rod protein FlgG, with translation MLKSLNTAATGMAAQQTNMDVIANNIANVSTAGFKRSRAEFEDLMYQTQKEPGTATGMNSYSPNGVQTGLGVRTAAIQKDFAGGNAQVTKNPLDIQIEGSGFFQILTPDGQVAYTRDGAFKKDPQGRIVDKNGNALQPEITVPPDVSGIEVAPNGEVRVIQGLSDAPTTIGQIDIVNFVNPAGLKALGKNLFAQTPSSGQAIASRPGLNGTGYLAQGQLESSNVNIVDEMVNMITSQRAYETNSKVIQASDQMLQSINSMR, from the coding sequence ATGCTTAAGAGTTTGAATACAGCAGCAACGGGCATGGCGGCACAACAGACGAATATGGATGTTATCGCCAATAACATCGCCAACGTTTCAACGGCGGGTTTTAAAAGATCTCGTGCTGAGTTTGAAGATCTCATGTATCAAACGCAGAAGGAACCGGGCACAGCCACAGGGATGAATTCTTATTCTCCGAATGGCGTGCAAACAGGTTTGGGCGTTCGCACAGCCGCGATCCAAAAAGATTTTGCGGGTGGAAATGCGCAAGTCACAAAAAATCCTTTGGATATTCAAATCGAGGGCTCCGGCTTTTTCCAAATTCTGACTCCAGATGGGCAGGTTGCTTACACGCGTGATGGCGCTTTCAAAAAAGATCCGCAAGGTCGTATTGTTGATAAAAATGGAAATGCTTTGCAGCCGGAAATCACGGTTCCGCCTGATGTTTCGGGAATTGAAGTGGCTCCGAATGGCGAAGTGCGCGTGATTCAAGGTTTGAGCGACGCTCCGACGACAATCGGTCAGATTGACATCGTGAACTTTGTCAATCCGGCGGGCCTCAAAGCTTTGGGTAAAAATCTTTTCGCGCAAACTCCATCCAGCGGGCAAGCAATTGCGTCTCGCCCTGGTTTGAATGGTACTGGTTATCTTGCGCAAGGACAGCTGGAGTCGAGCAACGTGAACATCGTCGACGAGATGGTGAACATGATCACGTCGCAAAGAGCTTACGAAACAAATTCTAAAGTAATCCAAGCATCCGATCAGATGCTTCAGTCGATCAATAGCATGAGATAG
- the flgA gene encoding flagellar basal body P-ring formation chaperone FlgA, whose translation MKKFFFVLFFLSFNVLAGRPEVSIPGSVEVSQRPLLRLSDIAVVTNGNDELLSFLESIVIREDARELLLSQKLESQEILGKVRAAMKSQEGLKKINPSFKIPSEVKVAFASTPISRQEMERRIINVLQARCHECEYKVTVQSTPQPANKDWQLDFTQLSGKGGFLLPVRDGDQRQLKWISGNIRVSQLTPVATRLILQGERVQPEDIRMTMTDVTFAKDGALRIEDIQGQLAARSLPVGTTIWSSDLKREPAAKRGQIVKALLGDENFEISVNMVAEDNGFVGDVIKVKNLETQKVLSGIVTEKGVVKLQ comes from the coding sequence ATGAAGAAGTTCTTTTTTGTTCTCTTCTTTTTAAGTTTTAACGTCTTGGCGGGTCGCCCCGAAGTCTCCATTCCCGGAAGTGTTGAGGTTTCGCAAAGACCGCTTTTGCGTTTAAGCGATATTGCGGTCGTGACAAATGGGAATGACGAATTGCTTTCTTTTTTGGAAAGCATCGTGATCCGCGAAGATGCCAGAGAACTTCTTTTGTCGCAAAAGCTTGAATCCCAAGAAATTCTTGGGAAAGTTCGTGCGGCGATGAAGTCGCAAGAAGGACTTAAAAAGATCAATCCTTCATTTAAAATTCCTTCCGAAGTAAAGGTCGCTTTTGCGTCGACACCGATTTCGCGCCAAGAAATGGAAAGAAGAATTATCAACGTATTGCAGGCACGTTGCCATGAATGTGAATATAAGGTGACGGTGCAGAGCACGCCCCAGCCGGCGAATAAAGACTGGCAGCTCGATTTTACGCAGCTTTCAGGCAAAGGTGGGTTCCTTTTACCGGTGCGTGACGGAGATCAGCGTCAATTAAAGTGGATCTCGGGAAACATTCGTGTGTCCCAATTAACCCCGGTGGCGACTCGCTTGATCTTACAAGGAGAGAGGGTTCAGCCCGAAGATATTCGCATGACTATGACCGATGTGACTTTCGCTAAGGATGGCGCGCTTCGCATCGAGGATATTCAGGGGCAGTTGGCGGCCCGCTCTCTTCCCGTTGGAACGACTATTTGGTCTTCCGATCTCAAACGTGAACCGGCAGCTAAGAGGGGACAGATTGTTAAAGCGCTTTTGGGTGACGAGAACTTTGAAATCTCCGTCAACATGGTGGCTGAAGACAACGGCTTTGTCGGAGACGTGATTAAAGTAAAAAATCTTGAAACTCAAAAAGTTCTTTCCGGCATTGTGACTGAAAAAGGTGTGGTGAAATTACAATGA
- a CDS encoding flagellar basal body L-ring protein FlgH encodes MMMRWSVLVLMVLSTGCATMNDLWSSLNSPAESAPLENIKSAPRYSDNQNMGVPTDRQYKRMTRNRLEEESDLGSSAGSTWVMEGQGAYLFAQNKMRREGDLLNVKLDGPALKQVETKVSVIKKLLKQLEEQQQQQLNNSLAQNGDDPSRAPASEQKKPEPVKEEKDDKEGLADVENIPTRIVEKLADGNYRIKGQQPFMIGKREYKVIVTGLIRPEDFNDQGITSEKLLDPQYDVVSIRRNARNE; translated from the coding sequence ATGATGATGCGATGGAGTGTTTTAGTACTAATGGTGTTGTCGACAGGATGCGCGACGATGAACGATTTGTGGTCTTCATTGAATTCTCCCGCTGAATCAGCGCCCCTGGAGAACATCAAATCCGCACCTCGTTATTCAGATAATCAAAACATGGGTGTGCCGACCGACCGTCAGTACAAACGCATGACTCGCAATCGTCTTGAAGAGGAATCGGATCTAGGCAGCAGCGCCGGATCGACATGGGTGATGGAAGGCCAAGGCGCTTATCTTTTCGCGCAAAACAAAATGCGTCGTGAAGGCGATTTACTGAACGTGAAATTGGACGGCCCGGCTTTGAAACAAGTAGAAACGAAAGTTTCCGTGATCAAAAAATTGTTGAAGCAGTTGGAAGAACAACAACAGCAACAACTGAACAATTCCTTGGCGCAAAACGGAGATGACCCTTCTCGCGCACCGGCTTCCGAGCAGAAAAAGCCAGAGCCTGTGAAAGAGGAAAAGGACGACAAAGAAGGTCTCGCCGATGTTGAGAACATTCCAACACGCATCGTGGAAAAGTTGGCTGACGGAAATTATCGTATCAAAGGGCAGCAGCCTTTTATGATCGGCAAACGTGAATACAAAGTGATCGTGACGGGCTTGATCCGTCCGGAAGATTTCAATGACCAAGGAATCACATCCGAAAAACTTTTAGATCCTCAGTACGACGTGGTCAGCATCAGAAGGAACGCACGCAATGAATAG
- a CDS encoding flagellar basal body P-ring protein FlgI, protein MNRIFGIITLTALFVVIAFESANAARLKDIASIRGVRENQLIGYGIVVGLKGTGDGKNEFMSKSVVRMFDKLGMKLDSPEFASKNVAAVIVTATMPAFGKSGNPIDITVSAIGDASSLQGGTLLQTPLRAANEQVYAVAQGSIVIGGDGKDSHTTAGRIPNGAIIERDMTADFASRKMYRLTLINPDFTTAARTILTINKELGGHYASAKDAGTIDIITPFAYENRGVELLATIESIEINPDMKARVVVNEKTGTIVIGDKVKISRVAISHGSLAVKVGEGKKGSEEKVAVLESGVSVGELVQALNKLGVTPKDLITILQSIKSAGALHGELEVL, encoded by the coding sequence ATGAATAGAATTTTTGGAATCATCACTCTGACGGCTTTGTTTGTTGTGATCGCGTTTGAATCCGCGAATGCAGCTCGCTTGAAAGACATCGCAAGCATTCGCGGTGTGCGCGAAAATCAATTGATCGGTTACGGTATCGTGGTCGGTCTTAAAGGTACGGGCGACGGAAAAAACGAATTCATGAGCAAAAGTGTCGTGCGGATGTTCGACAAATTGGGAATGAAGTTGGACTCTCCAGAGTTCGCGAGTAAAAACGTGGCGGCCGTTATCGTTACAGCGACAATGCCGGCATTTGGTAAATCGGGAAATCCAATTGATATCACAGTGAGTGCCATCGGTGACGCTTCGTCTTTGCAGGGAGGAACGCTGTTGCAAACTCCGCTGCGTGCAGCGAATGAACAGGTTTACGCTGTCGCACAAGGAAGCATTGTGATTGGCGGCGATGGTAAAGATTCGCATACGACAGCAGGTCGTATCCCAAATGGTGCGATCATCGAAAGAGACATGACAGCGGATTTTGCTTCTCGCAAGATGTACCGTCTGACATTGATCAATCCGGACTTCACGACGGCGGCGCGCACGATTCTGACAATCAACAAAGAATTGGGCGGTCACTACGCCTCCGCGAAAGATGCGGGAACGATCGATATCATCACGCCTTTTGCCTATGAAAATCGTGGCGTGGAATTGTTGGCGACGATTGAATCAATCGAAATCAATCCTGACATGAAAGCGCGTGTCGTTGTGAATGAAAAAACCGGCACAATCGTGATCGGTGATAAAGTGAAGATTTCTAGAGTTGCGATTTCGCACGGGTCTCTCGCAGTGAAAGTGGGAGAAGGCAAAAAAGGCAGCGAAGAAAAAGTAGCAGTTCTCGAAAGTGGCGTGAGTGTTGGTGAGCTTGTGCAGGCTCTGAACAAGCTCGGAGTCACGCCTAAAGACCTGATTACTATACTTCAGTCCATCAAGTCAGCTGGAGCTTTGCACGGGGAACTCGAAGTATTATGA
- a CDS encoding rod-binding protein has translation MSNLGGSSGSSGNFKAFDSKFMNKPVQKSPEQKLREVSDMYEKHFLREMTKAMRSTVHESGFVKSNQAEKIFREQLDEHYVEKWGERGGIGLSDMIYTQLVEKFGAMMGIKAPVTKPQGPLPLDKKSEYTAHQFQHPGKKQAVSYRIDRGEAGGAEALAGAEAGAVKAPWDGVLLGKKSLADNQTMIEIQHDNGLKSQMVFKGGMSKVSTGEKLQAGDTLGFLSSEAKSLYWTVEQGEEPGPETVSE, from the coding sequence ATGTCTAATCTTGGTGGCTCTTCCGGTTCTTCCGGAAACTTCAAAGCCTTTGATTCTAAGTTCATGAACAAACCTGTTCAGAAATCTCCCGAGCAAAAACTCCGGGAAGTTTCTGATATGTACGAAAAACATTTTCTTCGCGAAATGACAAAGGCGATGCGCTCGACAGTTCATGAAAGCGGATTTGTAAAGAGCAACCAAGCTGAAAAAATTTTTCGCGAACAACTCGATGAACACTACGTTGAAAAGTGGGGCGAACGCGGCGGTATCGGATTGTCCGATATGATCTACACACAGCTCGTAGAAAAATTTGGCGCGATGATGGGAATCAAAGCGCCAGTGACCAAACCGCAGGGGCCGCTTCCTCTCGACAAGAAGAGTGAATACACCGCTCATCAGTTTCAGCATCCTGGGAAAAAACAAGCTGTCTCTTATCGCATTGATCGCGGCGAAGCCGGCGGTGCGGAAGCGTTAGCTGGCGCGGAAGCTGGAGCAGTGAAAGCGCCATGGGACGGAGTTCTTCTTGGGAAGAAATCTTTAGCGGACAACCAAACAATGATTGAGATTCAACACGACAATGGTCTTAAAAGTCAGATGGTATTCAAAGGCGGAATGTCAAAAGTTTCGACAGGCGAAAAACTGCAAGCTGGCGACACCCTTGGGTTTTTAAGTTCCGAAGCAAAATCGCTCTATTGGACAGTGGAACAAGGTGAAGAACCTGGACCAGAAACTGTCTCAGAATGA
- the flgM gene encoding flagellar biosynthesis anti-sigma factor FlgM — protein sequence MKITHNKVGQNLNLTDSARSDKAEGIKNKATGATNKADVLSSSTLGESSRVELSPRAQEAKRIKELATAAPDVDEAKVAKFRQLIDDGKYKIDAKAIADRMVDEHLEIK from the coding sequence ATGAAGATCACGCACAACAAAGTCGGACAAAATTTGAATCTTACTGATTCTGCTCGCTCCGACAAAGCTGAGGGCATTAAGAATAAAGCAACTGGTGCGACAAACAAAGCGGATGTACTGAGTTCATCAACTCTGGGTGAATCATCTCGCGTTGAACTTTCTCCTCGCGCTCAAGAAGCAAAACGCATCAAGGAACTTGCGACAGCAGCTCCGGATGTTGATGAAGCGAAAGTGGCGAAGTTCAGACAACTGATCGACGATGGCAAATACAAAATCGACGCCAAAGCTATCGCTGACCGTATGGTCGACGAGCATTTGGAGATTAAGTAA
- a CDS encoding flagellar protein FlgN has protein sequence MMDATVERAFHKLEANLEELTKIYRSLLDIVRKEKEILLKADRDALDESNKLKEELLFKLRAQDSLRSRYAMELATLVGADVENPRLLELAQKLAGSPAADRLRTQHAALDMLIKRITEINKENEEYTKSALGTLNGALNDIKDTLSGKKTYGGKGQYKQGPQVSGNFVSKEA, from the coding sequence ATGATGGACGCAACTGTAGAAAGAGCGTTTCACAAGTTAGAAGCAAACCTCGAAGAGCTCACAAAAATCTATCGTTCTCTTCTCGATATCGTACGCAAAGAAAAAGAAATTCTCCTTAAAGCGGATCGCGATGCTTTGGACGAAAGCAACAAACTCAAAGAAGAATTGTTGTTCAAACTTCGCGCTCAGGATTCTTTGCGTTCTCGTTATGCGATGGAGCTGGCGACTCTGGTAGGTGCAGATGTTGAAAATCCACGTTTGTTGGAACTTGCGCAAAAGTTGGCAGGTTCCCCGGCGGCGGATCGTCTTCGCACCCAACATGCCGCTTTGGACATGTTGATCAAACGAATCACCGAGATTAACAAAGAGAACGAAGAATACACGAAGTCGGCATTGGGCACTTTGAATGGCGCCTTGAACGACATCAAAGACACTCTCTCCGGCAAGAAAACTTACGGAGGCAAAGGCCAGTACAAACAAGGCCCGCAAGTGTCCGGTAATTTTGTAAGTAAAGAAGCTTAA
- the flgK gene encoding flagellar hook-associated protein FlgK — MSKISAMMDTGKRSLMNSQTALQTVGHNIANKSTEGFSRQRVELMTNQPISEGNLQIGMGARAGVVTRVNNPWLEKQIQKEGTSMGYQDSRTNALSRVEQIYNEQANKGLNQYMTDFFNSFRELSNNPESLASRTMVRESAVALAKDFSRVVGQLKDVQEDIDGQIKTTVEEINQVTKEIASLNEKIQMVEIQNTPANDERDRRDLLLKKLGEKIDISWAEGKDGMVTVTAGRTGILVSGSGASELKAQQTEDRDRVEVFFVGTGAPANITKQITGGRIGGALDVRDNVIEDLLQHVDAMAYTLAKEVNKAHIEGFDKSGRPGVLFFEMPAAEKGAATAIAVNKTIFNDVGRIAAGAQAGATGDNTVANVISSLQYRQVMGDGTSTLDDYYNTQVGQIGAIAQRAVKAQESQKNVLSQLTNIRESISGVSLDEETTKMIEFQKTYDASARLIKTADEMLDTVLNLKRL; from the coding sequence ATGTCTAAAATCTCGGCTATGATGGATACGGGTAAGCGCTCTCTGATGAACTCTCAGACGGCGTTGCAAACGGTCGGTCATAACATCGCCAACAAATCGACAGAGGGCTTCTCTCGCCAGAGAGTCGAACTCATGACGAATCAGCCGATCAGTGAAGGCAATCTTCAAATCGGTATGGGCGCGCGTGCAGGGGTCGTCACTCGTGTTAATAATCCTTGGTTAGAAAAACAAATCCAAAAAGAAGGCACAAGCATGGGGTATCAAGATTCCCGCACCAATGCTTTGAGCCGAGTTGAACAGATTTACAATGAACAGGCGAACAAAGGATTGAATCAGTACATGACTGATTTCTTCAACTCCTTCCGTGAGCTTTCCAATAATCCTGAAAGTTTGGCATCGCGAACGATGGTTCGTGAATCTGCCGTGGCGCTGGCGAAAGATTTCAGCCGCGTCGTCGGTCAACTGAAAGACGTTCAGGAAGATATCGACGGACAAATCAAGACGACGGTTGAAGAGATCAATCAAGTGACAAAAGAAATCGCTTCTCTGAATGAAAAAATTCAGATGGTCGAAATTCAAAACACTCCTGCCAATGATGAAAGAGACCGCCGTGATCTTTTGCTTAAGAAATTAGGCGAAAAAATTGATATCTCATGGGCGGAAGGTAAAGACGGCATGGTCACAGTGACTGCCGGTCGTACAGGTATTCTGGTTTCAGGTAGTGGCGCCTCAGAATTGAAAGCGCAACAAACGGAAGACCGTGATCGCGTGGAAGTTTTCTTCGTGGGCACGGGAGCTCCGGCAAATATCACAAAGCAGATTACAGGCGGCCGTATTGGTGGTGCCCTGGATGTGCGTGACAACGTGATCGAAGATCTTTTGCAGCATGTGGATGCGATGGCCTACACGCTAGCGAAGGAAGTCAATAAGGCACATATTGAGGGTTTCGATAAAAGCGGACGCCCGGGGGTTTTGTTCTTCGAAATGCCGGCGGCTGAAAAGGGTGCAGCGACGGCGATCGCTGTGAATAAAACTATCTTCAACGACGTCGGCAGAATCGCAGCGGGCGCTCAAGCGGGTGCGACGGGCGATAACACTGTTGCCAACGTGATTTCCTCTTTGCAATACCGTCAGGTTATGGGCGATGGAACGTCGACGTTGGATGACTACTACAACACGCAAGTGGGACAGATCGGTGCCATCGCGCAAAGAGCCGTGAAGGCGCAAGAATCGCAAAAGAATGTTTTGAGTCAGCTCACAAACATTCGCGAAAGCATTAGCGGTGTTTCTTTGGACGAAGAAACAACAAAGATGATCGAGTTCCAAAAGACTTACGATGCGTCGGCACGACTTATTAAAACAGCCGACGAAATGCTTGATACGGTTTTGAATCTTAAGAGATTATAA